The following are encoded in a window of Caldicellulosiruptor danielii genomic DNA:
- the dapF gene encoding diaminopimelate epimerase, with the protein MLFSKMHGLGNDFIVIDARGKEDIDYNSLAKRMCHRHIGVGADGLLLVLNSDVADIRMRIINSDGSEAEMCGNGIRCFAKYVYERGIVKATKFRVETLAGIIEPELFVNEYGLVDKVKVNMGKPSFKRKDIPMQGDPESDAINTSILVDGNEYRITSLLMGVPHTILFVDDIEKVDIYSLGPKIEKHKDFPRKTNVNFVQVIDKNNIKVRTWERGAGATFACGTGSCASVIAANLNGFAERKANVHLYFGTLEIEWQEDGTVFMTGPAEEVFVGEYFE; encoded by the coding sequence ATGCTTTTTTCAAAGATGCACGGGCTTGGCAATGACTTTATTGTAATAGATGCAAGAGGCAAAGAGGATATAGATTACAACTCTCTTGCAAAGAGGATGTGCCATCGACACATTGGAGTTGGTGCAGATGGTCTGCTACTTGTATTAAATTCAGATGTTGCTGACATCAGAATGAGGATTATCAACTCTGACGGGTCTGAAGCTGAGATGTGTGGAAATGGTATCAGGTGTTTTGCAAAATATGTATATGAAAGAGGAATTGTAAAAGCTACTAAATTCAGAGTTGAAACATTGGCAGGTATAATTGAGCCTGAGCTTTTTGTAAACGAATATGGACTTGTTGATAAAGTTAAAGTGAATATGGGAAAACCCAGCTTTAAAAGAAAAGATATACCAATGCAAGGTGACCCAGAAAGTGATGCTATAAATACATCTATTTTAGTAGATGGAAATGAATATAGAATTACATCTCTTTTGATGGGTGTTCCGCACACTATTTTGTTTGTTGATGATATTGAAAAGGTTGATATCTATAGCTTGGGACCAAAAATAGAAAAGCATAAGGATTTTCCAAGAAAGACGAATGTCAATTTTGTTCAGGTGATTGATAAGAATAATATAAAGGTAAGAACATGGGAAAGAGGAGCAGGTGCAACATTTGCCTGCGGCACTGGATCTTGTGCATCTGTGATAGCAGCAAACTTAAATGGGTTTGCCGAAAGAAAAGCAAATGTCCACCTTTATTTTGGAACTCTTGAAATAGAGTGGCAGGAAGATGGTACAGTCTTCATGACCGGCCCTGCTGAAGAGGTTTTTGTTGGGGAGTATTTTGAATAA
- a CDS encoding ACT domain-containing protein, whose protein sequence is MRAIITVVGKDKVGIIAAISSLLAQNNVNILDISQTIMQGFFTMIMLVDLQGCKLKFSELKNLLIKKGQEIGVDVNMQHEDLFNSLNRI, encoded by the coding sequence ATGAGAGCAATAATAACAGTTGTTGGTAAGGATAAAGTTGGTATAATTGCGGCAATCTCAAGCTTACTTGCCCAGAACAATGTAAATATTCTTGATATAAGCCAGACAATTATGCAGGGATTTTTTACTATGATAATGCTTGTTGACCTACAAGGATGCAAACTGAAGTTTTCTGAACTGAAAAACCTTCTCATAAAAAAAGGGCAGGAAATAGGTGTTGATGTAAATATGCAGCACGAAGACCTTTTCAATAGTCTAAACAGAATATAG
- a CDS encoding carbohydrate kinase family protein, whose product MKIVCFGEVLIDFLNVKDNLFEANPGGAPANVAAAIAKFGGKSYLISQVGNDMFGKMILDSLSACGVDVSNVKMTDEYFTTLAFVKLDSSGERSFSFSRKYGADVYLKVEDIDMNIVRSADIFHFGSLSMTYEQNKKTTLELLKIARQSGSTISYDPNYRSSLWDSQKMALDTMIEPVENGFVDILKMSEEEVLLYEKSVDDFYNRIKDKVKIFLVTFGEKGSMAFFRGKSYFVDTIKVDVVDTTGCGDCFVGMVLYEISKSLPIENLSEDEIIKIVRKANIAGALCATKKGAIPAIPEYNQVLEWL is encoded by the coding sequence TTGAAAATTGTCTGCTTTGGTGAAGTTCTGATAGATTTTTTAAATGTAAAAGATAACCTGTTTGAAGCAAATCCGGGCGGTGCACCGGCAAATGTCGCAGCGGCTATTGCGAAGTTTGGCGGGAAGTCTTATTTAATCTCGCAAGTTGGGAATGACATGTTTGGCAAAATGATTTTAGATAGCCTTTCTGCCTGTGGTGTTGATGTGTCAAATGTTAAAATGACAGATGAATATTTCACAACACTTGCGTTTGTAAAGCTTGATAGCAGTGGTGAGAGGTCTTTTTCGTTCTCAAGAAAATATGGTGCGGATGTTTACCTAAAAGTAGAAGATATTGATATGAATATCGTAAGGTCAGCTGATATATTTCATTTTGGTTCTCTTTCAATGACATACGAACAAAACAAAAAAACTACCTTGGAGCTTCTAAAGATTGCAAGACAAAGTGGCAGCACAATCTCGTATGACCCAAATTACAGAAGTAGTCTGTGGGATAGCCAAAAAATGGCTTTGGATACCATGATTGAACCTGTTGAAAATGGTTTTGTTGATATTCTTAAGATGTCTGAGGAAGAGGTTTTGTTATATGAAAAGAGTGTAGATGACTTTTATAATAGAATAAAAGACAAGGTGAAGATTTTTCTTGTGACATTTGGCGAAAAGGGTAGCATGGCTTTCTTTAGGGGAAAGTCATATTTTGTTGATACAATAAAGGTTGATGTGGTTGACACAACTGGATGTGGAGACTGTTTTGTCGGCATGGTTTTATATGAAATTTCAAAATCTTTGCCAATTGAAAATCTTTCAGAAGATGAAATTATTAAAATTGTAAGAAAGGCAAACATAGCAGGGGCTTTGTGTGCAACCAAAAAAGGTGCTATTCCTGCAATTCCTGAGTACAATCAAGTTTTAGAATGGCTTTGA
- a CDS encoding Fic family protein — protein sequence MYNIREDVMAFLNVLSQKKEKLDSLRPLPENSVKSLKEKLILDWTYHSNAIEGNTLTIYETKVVIENGITVAGKTLKEHLEVINHKEAILYLEELVKNNTSLSEWVIKSIHRLILKGIDDKNAGVYRKENVYISGASFTPPDYIQVPILMTKLVEKINNYNIHPIVIASVLHVDFVKIHPFVDGNGRTARLLMNLELMKSGYPIAIIPKEIRAYYYQTLDKACTQEDYNDFIILVCERVNNTFDLYFGLLGKV from the coding sequence ATGTATAATATTCGTGAAGATGTAATGGCTTTCCTCAACGTTTTGAGCCAAAAGAAAGAAAAATTAGATTCACTTCGACCTTTACCTGAAAACTCCGTGAAAAGCCTCAAAGAAAAACTTATTCTTGATTGGACTTATCATTCAAATGCAATAGAAGGTAATACATTGACAATATATGAAACAAAAGTGGTTATAGAAAATGGTATAACAGTTGCTGGTAAAACGTTAAAAGAACATTTAGAAGTCATTAACCATAAAGAAGCAATTTTGTATTTAGAAGAACTTGTGAAAAACAATACTTCTCTTTCAGAATGGGTGATAAAATCTATACACAGGCTAATCTTGAAAGGAATTGATGATAAAAACGCTGGCGTATATAGAAAAGAAAATGTTTATATCTCAGGTGCAAGTTTCACACCACCTGATTATATACAAGTTCCAATTCTTATGACAAAGTTAGTAGAAAAAATAAACAATTACAATATTCATCCAATTGTTATAGCTTCGGTACTTCATGTTGACTTTGTAAAAATACATCCTTTTGTCGACGGGAACGGACGCACAGCAAGACTTTTGATGAACTTAGAGCTTATGAAAAGCGGATATCCTATCGCAATAATACCAAAAGAAATACGGGCATATTATTATCAAACCTTAGATAAAGCCTGCACCCAGGAAGACTATAACGATTTCATAATTTTGGTATGTGAAAGAGTAAACAACACCTTTGACCTGTATTTTGGACTTTTGGGTAAGGTTTAA
- the speD gene encoding adenosylmethionine decarboxylase, producing the protein MHALGRHIIAELYGCDKEVLNNRELIEKIMVESALKAGAEVREVAFHKFSPQGVSGVVVISESHLTIHTWPELGYAAVDVFTCGERVDPWQACNYITEMLKASHMTTTEVKRGLFEQPVKVANL; encoded by the coding sequence ATGCACGCATTGGGCAGGCACATTATCGCAGAGCTGTATGGGTGTGACAAAGAAGTGCTCAACAATCGCGAGTTAATTGAGAAGATAATGGTTGAGTCAGCGCTCAAAGCAGGTGCAGAGGTAAGAGAGGTAGCATTCCACAAGTTTTCACCACAGGGTGTGAGCGGGGTTGTGGTAATTTCAGAGTCACATTTGACAATTCATACATGGCCAGAACTTGGGTATGCAGCTGTAGATGTGTTCACATGTGGTGAGAGGGTTGACCCATGGCAAGCTTGCAACTACATCACAGAGATGCTCAAAGCAAGCCACATGACAACTACAGAGGTAAAAAGAGGTTTGTTCGAACAACCTGTCAAGGTAGCAAACCTGTAA
- a CDS encoding Cof-type HAD-IIB family hydrolase — protein sequence MIKLVATDLDDTLFSKDLTITEKNLKAIEFLKQNGVILILASGRPYPSVKKVAYDLQNFYPMITYQGALVYNPKNDKKLYGCEIKPEDAKELVMLAKDEGIHVHIYIENIWYVEVMNEKTEYYKNLTKLEPHKVENLLEFIDRPVTKVLFFEEHERLKALKERLPKDFSKKFNIMFSKPFFLEFTDINVSKGNALKFLTEYYGLKREEVMAIGDGDNDISMIEYAGIGIAVDNAVEALKKASDFVVSKSDDSGFAEAIEKVFNVHF from the coding sequence ATGATAAAGCTTGTTGCAACAGACCTTGACGATACACTTTTCTCAAAGGATTTGACAATCACTGAAAAAAATCTCAAGGCCATTGAGTTTTTAAAACAGAACGGCGTAATTTTGATATTAGCATCAGGAAGACCTTATCCGTCTGTGAAAAAGGTAGCATATGACCTTCAAAATTTTTACCCAATGATAACTTACCAGGGCGCACTTGTTTATAACCCGAAAAATGACAAAAAGCTTTATGGCTGTGAAATTAAGCCAGAGGATGCAAAAGAACTTGTAATGCTTGCCAAAGATGAAGGCATTCATGTTCACATTTACATTGAAAATATATGGTATGTTGAAGTGATGAACGAAAAGACAGAGTATTACAAGAACCTTACAAAACTTGAGCCCCACAAGGTTGAAAACCTTCTTGAATTTATAGACAGGCCTGTTACAAAGGTTTTGTTTTTTGAGGAGCATGAGAGACTAAAAGCTTTAAAAGAAAGGCTTCCCAAGGATTTTTCAAAGAAGTTTAACATAATGTTTTCAAAGCCCTTCTTTTTGGAATTTACAGATATAAACGTGTCAAAAGGTAATGCTCTGAAGTTTTTGACAGAGTACTATGGTTTAAAAAGAGAAGAAGTTATGGCAATTGGTGATGGTGACAATGATATTTCAATGATTGAATATGCAGGGATAGGAATTGCGGTTGACAATGCAGTTGAAGCTTTAAAGAAGGCTTCTGACTTTGTTGTGTCAAAGAGCGATGATAGCGGATTTGCTGAAGCAATCGAAAAAGTATTCAATGTCCATTTTTAA
- a CDS encoding DUF1015 domain-containing protein: MANIKGFRGLRYSSEVELDRCICPPYDIISEAEREELYNRSEYNIIRVEFGKEFKGDNEANNKFTRAKEYLNSWIQNGILKFDPQESVYIIEQEFEVEGKKYKRTGLIVLLEIVEFEKGIVIPHEFTLSKPKQERLELLRYTRANISSIFGLYEDKTKDVKSILDLIKSRKEDVAYNGIGTYEKMWVVSDRDIIDNLEKLFKDKKIFIADGHHRYETALEFKKEMQQKEGAREDADYNYIMITLTAIEDEGIVILPTHRIVISSSVEEDIFMEKLKIYFDIETGEYEVLKRKLEEKKKYAFLVYTYNKNFYLITLKDPENALKDVEGSRAYKNLDVVVLQKLILNKILEITDEDILHQRNIKYTKSERELIEIVNNGAKYGFILNPTLVEELKEVSLSGEKMPQKSTYFYPKLMTGNVIFVHQK; this comes from the coding sequence ATGGCAAACATCAAGGGTTTTAGAGGTCTGAGATACTCTTCTGAAGTTGAGCTTGACAGGTGTATCTGTCCGCCTTATGACATAATTTCTGAGGCTGAGAGAGAAGAGCTTTATAACAGAAGCGAATATAACATCATAAGAGTGGAGTTTGGAAAAGAGTTTAAAGGTGATAATGAAGCTAATAACAAGTTTACACGTGCAAAAGAGTATCTAAATAGCTGGATTCAAAATGGTATATTGAAGTTTGACCCACAGGAGAGTGTATATATCATTGAACAGGAGTTTGAAGTTGAGGGAAAGAAGTATAAAAGAACAGGTCTAATTGTACTTTTAGAAATTGTCGAGTTTGAAAAGGGGATTGTAATTCCTCACGAGTTTACACTTTCAAAGCCAAAACAGGAAAGGCTTGAGCTTTTGAGGTACACAAGAGCAAATATAAGCAGCATATTTGGGCTTTATGAGGACAAGACGAAGGATGTAAAGAGCATTTTGGACCTAATTAAATCAAGAAAAGAAGATGTTGCTTACAATGGTATTGGCACATATGAAAAAATGTGGGTTGTCTCCGATAGGGATATCATAGATAATTTAGAAAAGCTATTTAAAGACAAGAAGATATTCATAGCAGATGGTCATCACAGGTATGAAACTGCCCTTGAGTTCAAAAAAGAGATGCAGCAAAAGGAAGGCGCAAGAGAAGATGCAGATTATAACTACATAATGATAACACTCACTGCCATAGAAGATGAGGGAATTGTGATTTTGCCAACACACAGGATTGTTATTTCCTCAAGCGTTGAAGAAGATATTTTCATGGAAAAATTAAAAATCTATTTTGACATTGAAACTGGAGAGTACGAGGTTCTGAAGAGAAAGTTAGAAGAGAAAAAGAAATATGCGTTTTTAGTGTACACATACAACAAAAACTTTTATTTAATAACACTAAAAGACCCCGAAAATGCTTTAAAAGATGTAGAAGGAAGTAGGGCTTACAAAAACCTTGATGTTGTTGTTCTGCAGAAACTCATTTTAAATAAGATACTGGAAATTACAGATGAAGATATATTGCATCAGAGAAATATAAAATACACAAAGTCGGAGAGGGAATTGATTGAAATTGTAAATAATGGAGCTAAATATGGATTTATTCTAAACCCAACACTTGTCGAAGAACTGAAAGAAGTGTCTTTGAGCGGCGAAAAGATGCCTCAAAAGTCTACTTACTTTTATCCAAAACTTATGACAGGAAATGTGATATTTGTTCATCAAAAGTAA
- the serA gene encoding phosphoglycerate dehydrogenase, whose translation MKVLVTERIAKEGIEILKNEGIEVDERLGLSHGEICNIIGEYDALIVRSATKVNEEMIKCGKNLKVIARAGVGIDNVDVEAATKQGIIVVNAPDGNIMAAAELTIGLIFSIFRYIPQAYMSCKQGDFRRNKFKGVELYEKTAGIIGFGKIGALVAERLKACGMRVIAYDPYVSDEKFRKYGVEKVDFDTLLKESDLITIHTPKTKETYNLISEKEFKKMKKGVRIVNCARGGVINENHLYNAIKEGIVAAAALDVLEKEPNFELEKQDFYNPLLELDNVVITPHLGASTQEAQVNVAVSVAKEVAAVLKGGIAKNAVNLPAFEKEKLEEIMPYLELAEAMGKIFIQAERAFANKIEIVYSGQIDEKATTWLTRALLKGYLEFSVQDTVNYVNSQLLAKEQGIEVIESKKEESGKFKNMITARFTTSEKVLELSGTVYNNEGRIIDFFGYKVDFKPEKYMLLIQNIDKPGMIGKIGTIVGEYGINIATMQVSRNKKGEKAVMVCEVDGALPDEAVEKLKNTDGILRVTMAKL comes from the coding sequence ATGAAGGTTTTGGTGACTGAGAGAATTGCAAAAGAGGGTATAGAGATTTTGAAAAATGAAGGAATTGAGGTTGATGAAAGGCTTGGGCTTTCGCATGGGGAGATTTGCAATATAATTGGCGAGTATGATGCTCTGATTGTCAGAAGCGCAACAAAAGTAAACGAAGAGATGATAAAGTGCGGTAAGAACTTGAAAGTTATTGCAAGAGCCGGTGTTGGTATTGACAATGTGGATGTAGAGGCAGCAACAAAACAGGGGATTATTGTTGTCAATGCTCCAGATGGCAATATTATGGCAGCTGCCGAGCTCACAATTGGTCTTATATTTAGTATATTCAGGTACATCCCACAGGCGTACATGTCTTGTAAACAGGGTGATTTCAGACGAAACAAGTTCAAAGGTGTTGAGCTTTACGAAAAGACAGCGGGAATAATCGGGTTTGGCAAGATTGGAGCACTTGTTGCAGAGCGTCTCAAAGCTTGCGGGATGAGAGTTATTGCATACGACCCATACGTTTCTGACGAAAAGTTCAGAAAATACGGGGTTGAAAAGGTTGACTTTGACACTCTTTTAAAAGAGTCAGACCTGATTACCATCCACACACCAAAGACAAAAGAGACGTACAACCTCATTTCGGAGAAAGAGTTTAAAAAGATGAAAAAAGGTGTCAGGATTGTGAACTGTGCGCGCGGCGGTGTTATAAACGAAAACCACCTTTACAATGCGATAAAAGAGGGCATAGTCGCAGCAGCGGCACTTGACGTCCTTGAAAAAGAACCTAATTTTGAGCTTGAAAAACAAGACTTCTATAACCCGCTTTTAGAGCTTGACAATGTGGTAATCACACCTCATCTCGGAGCTTCGACACAGGAAGCACAGGTAAATGTTGCTGTGTCTGTTGCAAAAGAGGTTGCGGCGGTTTTAAAAGGCGGTATTGCTAAAAATGCTGTCAATCTTCCCGCATTTGAAAAGGAAAAGCTTGAAGAGATTATGCCATATTTAGAGCTTGCTGAGGCAATGGGCAAGATTTTTATTCAAGCGGAGAGAGCTTTTGCTAATAAGATAGAAATTGTGTACAGCGGCCAGATAGATGAGAAAGCAACAACATGGCTAACACGTGCGCTTTTGAAAGGTTATCTTGAATTTTCGGTACAGGATACTGTCAACTATGTAAATTCACAGCTTTTGGCAAAAGAACAGGGAATTGAAGTGATTGAAAGCAAAAAAGAAGAGAGTGGAAAGTTCAAGAATATGATAACCGCAAGGTTTACCACCAGCGAGAAAGTTTTAGAGCTTTCTGGAACAGTTTACAACAACGAGGGTAGAATCATAGATTTCTTTGGCTACAAGGTTGATTTCAAGCCAGAAAAATACATGCTCCTTATCCAAAACATAGATAAACCAGGCATGATTGGCAAAATTGGTACCATTGTTGGGGAGTATGGTATTAACATTGCTACAATGCAGGTTTCTCGCAACAAAAAAGGTGAAAAAGCTGTTATGGTATGCGAGGTTGACGGTGCTTTGCCTGATGAGGCTGTGGAAAAACTTAAAAACACAGATGGAATTTTGAGAGTCACAATGGCAAAGCTGTAA